Proteins from one Arsenophonus apicola genomic window:
- a CDS encoding helicase HerA-like C-terminal domain-containing protein — MQKSLVIAKNSETELAILPALANRHGLITGATGTGKTVTLQKMAESFSQIGVPVFMADVKGDLSGIGAKGVLTPKLQSRLEALGVTDWHPAACPVTFWDVFAEQGHPVRATISDMGPLLLSRLMNLNDVQSGVLQLIFKIADDNGLLLLDMKDLRATVQYVGENAKQFQTEYGNIASTSIGAIQRGLLTLEQQGADYFFGEPMLDIADLIKTDSKGQGMINILAADKLYNQPKLYAVFLLWLLSELFERLPEMGDVEKPKLVFFFDEAHLLFTNAPTALLEKIEQVVRLIRSKGIGVYFVTQNPLDIPDNILGQLGNRVQHALRAFTPRDQKAVKAAAETMRANPKFKAEQAITELGVGEALISFLDEKGRPNIVQRAFVIAPDSRMGILTSEERSQLLNHSDLYGKYEKMLDRESAYEKLANQTSDNITATSQTNQITKNSEDSGFVGGLKDFLFGSTGPRGGKKEGLVQTATKSAVRQISNQIIRGILGGRKR; from the coding sequence ATGCAAAAATCTCTCGTTATCGCTAAAAATAGTGAAACTGAATTAGCCATATTGCCTGCGCTAGCAAATCGACATGGATTAATTACCGGTGCAACAGGAACAGGTAAAACCGTAACGCTGCAAAAAATGGCAGAAAGTTTTTCTCAAATTGGGGTGCCGGTTTTTATGGCTGATGTGAAAGGTGATCTTTCGGGGATTGGTGCCAAAGGAGTTTTAACACCTAAATTGCAATCACGCCTAGAAGCGCTTGGTGTAACAGACTGGCATCCCGCTGCTTGCCCTGTCACTTTTTGGGATGTTTTTGCAGAACAAGGACATCCGGTAAGAGCAACAATCTCAGATATGGGACCATTGCTGTTATCTCGTTTAATGAATTTAAATGATGTACAAAGTGGTGTATTACAACTTATTTTTAAAATCGCCGATGACAATGGCTTACTATTGTTAGACATGAAAGATCTGCGTGCTACCGTTCAATATGTTGGTGAAAATGCAAAACAATTTCAAACTGAATACGGTAACATTGCCAGTACCTCAATCGGCGCCATACAACGTGGCTTATTAACCCTTGAACAGCAAGGTGCTGATTACTTTTTCGGCGAACCCATGCTTGATATTGCTGATCTGATCAAAACCGATTCTAAAGGCCAGGGAATGATCAACATTCTTGCGGCAGACAAACTATATAATCAACCTAAGCTTTACGCTGTGTTTTTATTATGGTTATTATCGGAACTTTTTGAACGTTTACCTGAAATGGGCGATGTTGAAAAACCGAAACTGGTGTTTTTCTTTGATGAAGCACATCTACTTTTTACTAACGCACCGACCGCTTTACTAGAAAAAATCGAACAGGTTGTTCGGCTGATCCGTTCAAAAGGCATTGGTGTTTATTTTGTTACGCAAAATCCTCTTGATATTCCCGATAATATCCTAGGACAACTGGGCAACCGGGTTCAACATGCATTACGCGCCTTTACGCCGCGTGATCAAAAAGCCGTTAAAGCAGCAGCCGAAACCATGCGAGCAAATCCAAAGTTTAAAGCTGAGCAGGCGATAACTGAACTGGGTGTAGGTGAAGCATTAATTTCGTTCTTAGATGAAAAAGGACGTCCTAACATTGTTCAACGGGCTTTTGTTATTGCGCCAGATTCACGCATGGGAATTTTAACTAGCGAAGAACGCAGTCAGCTACTTAATCATTCAGATCTCTATGGCAAGTATGAAAAAATGTTGGATCGTGAATCAGCCTATGAAAAACTGGCAAATCAAACCAGCGATAATATAACGGCTACTAGCCAAACAAATCAAATCACAAAAAATAGTGAAGATAGTGGGTTTGTTGGCGGCTTAAAAGATTTCCTATTTGGTTCAACTGGCCCCAGAGGAGGTAAAAAAGAGGGTTTAGTGCAAACGGCAACTAAATCTGCGGTGCGTCAAATAAGTAATCAAATTATACGTGGTATTTTAGGTGGTAGAAAACGTTAA
- a CDS encoding 3-deoxy-7-phosphoheptulonate synthase, translated as MYKTDELRTQPIDSLITPQALADEFPLSKEIIENVTTSRKAIESILTGQDHRLLVVIGPCSVHDTQAALEYAKMLAKLRVEYKDYLEIVMRTYFEKPRTVVGWKGLISDPDLNNSCQVNKGLRLARELLTNINQLGLPTATEFLDMIIGQYVADLISWGAIGARTTESQIHRQMASALSCPVGFKNGTDGNINIALDAIRAARASHVFLSPDKNGQMTVYQTHGNPYGHIIMRGGKQPNYSAEDIAVACRQLRQLGLPEKLVIDFSHGNCQKIHQRQLDVAKNIAQQLQAGSRTIAGIMAESFLVEGTQQVIAGKPLVYGQSITDPCLGWRDTKQLLSILAEAVKHRF; from the coding sequence ATGTATAAAACAGATGAGTTAAGAACTCAACCTATTGATAGCCTTATTACGCCTCAAGCGCTGGCGGATGAGTTTCCGCTATCTAAAGAAATTATCGAAAACGTGACAACGTCACGCAAAGCGATTGAATCAATTTTAACTGGCCAAGATCATCGACTGTTGGTGGTCATTGGCCCCTGTTCAGTACATGATACCCAAGCAGCACTTGAATACGCAAAAATGCTGGCTAAGTTGCGCGTCGAATATAAAGATTATCTTGAAATCGTGATGCGTACCTATTTTGAAAAACCCCGTACAGTGGTTGGCTGGAAAGGTTTAATTTCCGATCCAGATCTGAACAATTCCTGCCAAGTTAATAAAGGCCTACGATTAGCCCGTGAGCTACTTACTAATATTAACCAACTCGGGCTGCCAACAGCAACTGAATTTTTAGATATGATAATCGGCCAATATGTTGCCGATCTAATTAGCTGGGGAGCCATCGGCGCCAGAACCACAGAAAGCCAAATCCATCGCCAAATGGCATCGGCTCTTTCTTGTCCGGTTGGCTTTAAAAATGGTACTGACGGGAATATTAATATTGCTCTGGATGCTATTCGTGCTGCACGTGCTAGCCATGTATTTTTATCGCCCGATAAAAATGGCCAAATGACTGTTTATCAAACCCATGGTAACCCTTATGGCCATATAATTATGCGCGGAGGAAAACAGCCTAATTACAGCGCAGAAGATATTGCCGTTGCCTGCCGTCAGTTACGTCAATTAGGCTTACCTGAAAAATTAGTTATCGACTTTAGTCATGGTAATTGTCAAAAAATTCATCAGCGCCAATTAGATGTTGCTAAAAACATTGCGCAACAACTGCAAGCAGGCTCGAGAACAATCGCCGGTATTATGGCAGAAAGCTTTCTTGTAGAGGGTACCCAGCAAGTCATTGCCGGTAAACCCCTAGTTTATGGTCAGTCTATTACGGATCCTTGCTTGGGTTGGCGGGATACCAAACAATTACTATCTATATTGGCTGAAGCGGTAAAACATCGGTTTTAA
- the ppsA gene encoding phosphoenolpyruvate synthase encodes MSDKGRTSYNILWYNQLTMNDVDLVGGKNASLGEMITHLAAVDVLVPNGFATTACAFNDFLEQGGVNQRIYQLLDEIDIDDVEQLAKAGSQIRQWIIDTPFSSKLEKDIRQAFLQLSADEPDISFAVRSSATAEDMPDASFAGQQETFLNVQGIDAVMVAIKHVFASLFNDRAISYRVHQGYDHRGVALSAGIQRMVRSDLASSGVMFTLDTESGFDQVVFITSAFGLGEMVVQGAVNPDEFYVHKPTLKAGRPAIVRRTLGSKKVRMVYADNHQHGEQVRIEEVAEKERNCFSLTDHEVEALAHQALLIEQHYGRPMDIEWAKDGHNGKLYIVQARPETVRANQQMMERYQIKKTGKVLVEGRAIGQRIGAGTVKIIHDISEMSRVQAGDVLVTDMTDPDWEPIMKRAAAIVTNRGGRTCHAAIIARELGIPAVVGCGDATEHLHDGQLVTVSCAEGDTGFVYADKLPFEIKSCQVDKMPSLKVKIMMNVGNPDRAFDFACLPNDGVGLARLEFIINRMIGVHPRALLEFEQQSAELQAEIRALMLGYQDPVEFYIARLTEGVATLAAAFWPKRVIVRLSDFKSNEYANLIGGDLYEPHEENPMLGFRGAGRYVDNSFRQCFALECEAVKRVRNIMGLTNVEIMIPFVRTVAQAEAVIEELAHHGLKRGENGLKIIMMCEIPSNALLAEQFLTYFDGFSIGSNDMTQLTLGLDRDSAIISPLFDERNEAVKALILMAIKAAKQQGKYVGICGQGPSDHQDFAQWLMKEGIDSLSLNPDTVMTTWFSLAENN; translated from the coding sequence ATGTCCGATAAAGGCCGTACTTCATACAATATACTTTGGTATAACCAGCTTACTATGAATGATGTTGATTTAGTTGGTGGAAAGAATGCTTCGTTAGGTGAAATGATCACACATTTAGCTGCTGTGGATGTTCTGGTACCAAATGGTTTTGCCACTACCGCCTGTGCTTTCAATGATTTTTTAGAGCAAGGTGGTGTTAATCAACGTATATACCAATTATTGGATGAAATTGATATTGACGATGTAGAGCAATTAGCCAAAGCGGGTAGCCAAATTCGGCAATGGATCATTGATACCCCGTTTAGCTCTAAATTAGAAAAAGATATCCGTCAGGCTTTTTTGCAATTATCTGCCGATGAGCCTGATATTTCCTTTGCAGTGCGTTCTTCTGCTACTGCCGAGGATATGCCAGATGCTTCTTTTGCTGGTCAGCAAGAAACTTTTTTGAACGTCCAAGGTATTGATGCGGTAATGGTCGCAATCAAACATGTTTTTGCTTCCCTATTTAATGACCGGGCTATCTCATATCGTGTTCATCAAGGGTATGATCATCGTGGGGTCGCTCTTTCTGCCGGGATCCAACGTATGGTACGTTCTGATTTAGCTTCTTCGGGCGTAATGTTTACTTTAGATACTGAATCAGGTTTTGATCAGGTTGTTTTTATTACCTCAGCGTTTGGTCTTGGCGAGATGGTTGTGCAAGGTGCGGTTAATCCTGACGAATTCTATGTGCATAAACCAACATTAAAAGCGGGGCGTCCAGCTATTGTACGCAGAACGTTAGGCTCGAAAAAAGTGCGAATGGTTTATGCTGATAATCATCAACATGGTGAACAGGTAAGGATTGAAGAGGTAGCAGAAAAAGAGCGTAATTGCTTTTCTTTAACTGATCATGAAGTTGAAGCGCTTGCGCATCAGGCATTATTAATTGAACAGCACTATGGCCGACCAATGGACATAGAGTGGGCTAAAGATGGCCATAATGGTAAATTATATATTGTCCAGGCTCGACCTGAGACTGTCCGTGCTAATCAGCAGATGATGGAACGCTATCAAATAAAAAAAACCGGTAAAGTATTAGTAGAAGGGCGTGCTATTGGTCAACGTATTGGTGCAGGAACGGTTAAAATTATCCACGATATTAGTGAAATGAGTCGTGTGCAGGCAGGCGATGTTTTGGTTACAGATATGACCGATCCTGATTGGGAACCGATTATGAAGCGAGCCGCCGCTATTGTCACTAATCGTGGCGGACGTACTTGTCATGCGGCGATTATAGCACGTGAATTGGGTATTCCAGCTGTGGTTGGTTGCGGAGATGCAACTGAGCACTTACATGATGGTCAATTAGTGACAGTCTCTTGCGCTGAAGGTGATACCGGTTTTGTTTATGCTGATAAATTGCCATTTGAGATCAAAAGTTGTCAGGTTGATAAAATGCCATCGTTGAAGGTGAAAATCATGATGAATGTCGGTAACCCTGATCGCGCATTTGATTTTGCTTGTTTACCTAATGATGGTGTGGGTTTGGCCCGTTTGGAATTTATTATCAATCGCATGATTGGTGTGCATCCACGTGCTTTATTAGAGTTTGAGCAACAATCGGCTGAGTTACAGGCGGAAATTCGAGCGCTAATGCTGGGTTATCAGGATCCTGTCGAGTTTTATATAGCCCGTTTAACAGAAGGAGTTGCTACTCTAGCGGCCGCATTTTGGCCGAAACGGGTGATTGTTCGCTTATCTGATTTTAAATCAAATGAATATGCTAACTTAATCGGCGGTGATCTTTATGAACCGCATGAAGAAAATCCGATGTTAGGTTTTCGAGGCGCTGGGCGCTATGTGGACAATAGTTTTCGTCAATGTTTTGCCCTTGAGTGTGAAGCGGTTAAGCGGGTGCGAAATATTATGGGATTAACCAATGTTGAGATTATGATCCCATTTGTGAGAACTGTTGCTCAAGCAGAAGCTGTTATTGAGGAGTTAGCACATCATGGTCTAAAACGTGGTGAGAATGGTTTGAAAATTATCATGATGTGTGAAATTCCATCAAATGCCCTATTAGCAGAACAATTTCTTACTTATTTTGATGGATTCTCTATTGGTTCAAATGATATGACTCAATTAACACTCGGACTGGATCGTGATTCTGCTATTATTTCTCCGCTATTTGATGAACGCAATGAAGCGGTAAAAGCATTAATTTTGATGGCGATAAAAGCCGCTAAACAGCAAGGCAAGTATGTAGGTATTTGTGGTCAAGGTCCTTCTGATCATCAAGATTTTGCGCAATGGCTCATGAAAGAAGGAATTGATAGTCTTTCACTTAATCCTGATACGGTGATGACAACTTGGTTTTCCCTGGCGGAAAATAACTAG
- a CDS encoding heme ABC transporter ATP-binding protein, with translation MCRSSIPFIEEKQLCYRVIRQNVIDDLSLSLYHNQISIIIGPNGAGKSTLLRLLTGFLTPHTGECLLEGKLLTGWDINKLSRKRAVMRQHHQLNFPFSFEEIVAMGRSPYGSFYFSQAIESALIQTDCLALRYRNYQQLSGGEQQRVQLARVIAQLWHPEPNNSYLFLDEPTSALDLYHQQQSLRLLHRLNRQQSIGVCCILHDLNLAALYADRIYLLYEGQLVSVGTPQQVMTEENLRRWYRANLYVKTHPDKKVPQIFLRH, from the coding sequence ATGTGCCGTTCCTCTATACCTTTTATTGAAGAAAAACAACTCTGCTATCGCGTAATTAGGCAAAATGTTATTGATGATTTATCACTGTCACTTTATCACAACCAAATAAGTATTATTATCGGGCCAAACGGTGCTGGAAAATCAACCTTACTACGTTTATTGACCGGTTTTCTTACCCCACATACTGGAGAGTGCCTATTAGAAGGAAAGTTGCTGACAGGCTGGGATATTAATAAATTATCACGTAAACGGGCGGTAATGCGCCAGCATCACCAACTCAATTTTCCATTTAGCTTTGAAGAAATTGTGGCAATGGGACGAAGTCCTTATGGTAGTTTTTATTTCAGTCAAGCTATCGAAAGTGCATTAATACAAACTGATTGTCTGGCATTACGCTATCGAAATTACCAACAACTATCTGGCGGAGAACAACAACGTGTGCAGTTAGCCCGTGTTATCGCCCAACTTTGGCATCCTGAGCCCAATAATAGCTACCTGTTTTTGGATGAACCAACCTCAGCACTTGATCTCTATCATCAGCAACAAAGTTTACGCTTATTACATCGATTAAATCGTCAACAGTCTATTGGTGTTTGTTGTATATTGCATGATCTAAATCTGGCAGCATTATATGCAGATCGCATTTATTTACTGTATGAGGGTCAACTGGTTAGTGTCGGCACACCGCAACAAGTCATGACAGAAGAAAATTTACGCCGCTGGTACAGAGCTAATCTTTATGTGAAAACTCATCCAGACAAGAAGGTTCCGCAAATATTTTTACGCCACTAA
- a CDS encoding FecCD family ABC transporter permease: MKQFAYPKSVLLILFCLVILIVLLAANVGAMSLSFHSLWQLPLTDNHWQIWLTIRLPRILLALLVGCALAVAGAIMQGLFRNPLADPGLLGISSGAALSVALFIVLPLPISSLLSDYGYLVAAFVGSFIVAIVIFSLTHYSNGHLTKLLLSGIAINTLCVSFIGLLSYLSDDQQLRSLTLWMMGSLSQNNAAIVTIAATIISLTMLMVLQQSMKLNLLQLGDEEAHYLGLKVKKTKFILLVLSSLLIGCAVASSGIIGFIGLVVPHLIRMTFGANHKWLLPACALAGAVLLLTADTLARTLATPAEIPVGLITGLIGAPYFLYLILKQPQG, encoded by the coding sequence ATGAAACAATTCGCTTATCCAAAATCGGTATTATTAATTCTATTTTGTCTTGTTATTTTAATTGTCTTACTGGCGGCAAATGTGGGTGCTATGTCTTTGTCGTTTCATTCACTTTGGCAACTACCCTTAACGGATAATCATTGGCAAATTTGGCTAACTATTCGCTTACCCCGTATTTTATTGGCATTATTAGTCGGCTGCGCATTAGCGGTTGCGGGTGCTATTATGCAAGGGCTATTTCGTAATCCATTAGCCGATCCCGGCTTACTTGGCATCAGTAGCGGAGCAGCTCTTAGCGTTGCGCTTTTTATTGTTCTTCCCTTGCCTATTTCTTCACTGTTAAGTGATTATGGTTATCTGGTGGCGGCTTTTGTTGGCAGCTTTATCGTTGCAATAGTTATTTTTTCATTAACGCATTATTCAAATGGCCATTTAACGAAATTACTTTTATCGGGCATCGCGATTAATACCTTATGCGTATCTTTCATTGGTCTTCTTAGCTACCTTAGCGATGATCAGCAGTTACGTAGCCTGACACTATGGATGATGGGCTCTTTAAGTCAAAATAATGCTGCCATTGTAACCATTGCCGCTACCATCATTAGCCTTACCATGCTTATGGTCTTACAACAAAGTATGAAACTTAATTTATTACAATTAGGCGATGAAGAAGCACATTATCTCGGCTTAAAAGTAAAAAAAACCAAGTTTATACTTTTAGTACTGAGCTCTCTTTTAATTGGTTGTGCAGTCGCGTCAAGTGGTATAATTGGGTTTATTGGTTTAGTCGTCCCACATCTTATTAGAATGACATTTGGCGCCAATCATAAATGGTTATTACCTGCTTGCGCTTTAGCCGGCGCCGTTTTACTACTTACTGCTGATACCCTCGCTCGTACCTTAGCCACACCGGCAGAAATTCCAGTAGGCTTAATTACCGGGTTAATTGGTGCCCCCTATTTTCTCTATCTTATTTTAAAACAGCCACAAGGTTAG
- a CDS encoding heme/hemin ABC transporter substrate-binding protein, with the protein MKLWLLSIIISLLIPYSQANERIITLGGDITEIIFALNEGKQVIARDSSSRQPDSVLKLPDVGYMRMLNAEGILSLQPTLILASEQAKPELALKQIQRTGVKIVKVTGAPTLAAIPEKIRTIAHTIKQPQKGEALINKLNEQLSLINTAPIQQKILFIFSHNGTVPLVAGQRTAADSIISTVGAQNALQGFNGYLPLSQEAIIASQPDWILITIEGIHSLGGIEKIWRLPGINMTPAGKNQALLIVNDLGLLGFGLSTPSVMKQIRDALEKTNKKTNK; encoded by the coding sequence CAAGCGAATGAACGCATTATTACGCTTGGGGGCGACATCACCGAAATTATCTTTGCCCTTAATGAAGGAAAACAGGTTATTGCTCGCGATAGTAGCAGTCGTCAACCAGACTCGGTATTAAAGCTGCCAGACGTCGGTTATATGCGTATGTTAAATGCGGAAGGCATTTTATCGCTACAGCCAACATTGATTTTAGCAAGTGAACAAGCTAAACCCGAATTAGCCCTAAAACAAATACAACGAACAGGCGTTAAGATAGTAAAAGTAACAGGAGCTCCTACACTGGCAGCCATACCAGAAAAAATTCGTACCATAGCTCATACAATTAAGCAACCCCAAAAAGGAGAAGCGCTCATCAATAAACTTAATGAGCAATTGTCATTGATTAATACCGCTCCTATACAACAAAAAATCCTTTTTATATTCAGCCATAATGGAACTGTGCCTCTTGTTGCCGGTCAACGCACCGCAGCAGATAGTATTATTTCGACTGTCGGTGCCCAAAATGCACTGCAAGGTTTTAACGGCTATCTTCCTCTCTCTCAAGAAGCAATTATTGCCAGTCAACCCGATTGGATTTTAATTACCATTGAAGGTATTCATTCCTTAGGTGGAATAGAAAAAATCTGGCGATTACCCGGTATTAATATGACACCTGCCGGCAAAAACCAGGCATTACTCATCGTTAATGATTTAGGGCTTCTCGGATTTGGATTATCAACGCCGAGTGTTATGAAACAAATACGCGATGCTTTGGAAAAAACCAATAAAAAAACCAATAAATGA